Genomic segment of Streptosporangium sp. NBC_01755:
GCGCCTGCCGCCCCCGCAGCGGCGCGGCACCCGGCTGGTCTGGTTCGCGGTGGCGTGGCTGGCGCTGGAGTCGATGGCCCTGGTCGCCTGCCTGGGCCTCTGGGTGGCGAGCGGGTTCGGTGGATGGCTCCACCGCGACGAGCACCAGGAGCGGCACTACGCGCTGATCCGGTGGCTCCTGTCCAAGGTGTACGGGGCAGCCGTGCGGATCTTCCGCCTGAGCGTCGAGATCGACGAGCCGGCACCGACCTCCGACGAGCTCTCCCGGCGCCTCACCCGCCCCGTCGTCGTGCTCTCGCGCCACGCGGGCCCCGGCGACTCGTTCCTGCTCGTCCACCACCTTCTCACCCGATACGGCAGGCGCCCGAGGATCGTGATGAAGGCCGCCCTGCAACTCGACCCCTCACTGGACGTGGTGATCAACCGCCTCCCCAACGCCTTCGTCCCCCGCAAGGCGACCGAGAGCGGCGTTCTCGGCGAGATCCGCCGCCTGGCCTCCGGCATGGACGCCGACGACGCCCTGGTGATCTTCCCGGAGGGCGGCAACTTCACCCCCAGGCGCCGCTGGCGGGCCATTCTCCGGCTGGAGCGCAAGGGCCTGTCCGAGGAGGCCGCGCGGGCCCGCCGGCTGGAGCACCTGATGGCGCCCCGGCCCAACGGGGCCATCGCCGCCATCGAGGCCTGCCCCGAGGCGGACGTGGTCTTCGTCGCGCACACCGGCCTCGACGACCTGGTCACCCTCAAGGACGTCTGGCGCCGCCTCCCGGTCAGCGCCAAGGTCAAGGCCAAGTGGTGGCGGATCCAGGCCGCCGACGTACCGCGCGACCGCGAGAGCCAGATCCGGTGGCTCTTCGACCAGTGGGAGGAGATCGACACCTGGATCACCGCAAACCAGCCAACCCCCACGCCCACGGCCTGACCCATGTCGGTCTGAGTCCGGAACCCCTAGGAAACGGGCCTACCACTCCTGGGAGAGACCCGACATCCGGCGGAG
This window contains:
- a CDS encoding 1-acyl-sn-glycerol-3-phosphate acyltransferase, whose translation is MLPPRIIRRLILAPLVIVLTVVAVITLPIWLLVVAAASLRLPPPQRRGTRLVWFAVAWLALESMALVACLGLWVASGFGGWLHRDEHQERHYALIRWLLSKVYGAAVRIFRLSVEIDEPAPTSDELSRRLTRPVVVLSRHAGPGDSFLLVHHLLTRYGRRPRIVMKAALQLDPSLDVVINRLPNAFVPRKATESGVLGEIRRLASGMDADDALVIFPEGGNFTPRRRWRAILRLERKGLSEEAARARRLEHLMAPRPNGAIAAIEACPEADVVFVAHTGLDDLVTLKDVWRRLPVSAKVKAKWWRIQAADVPRDRESQIRWLFDQWEEIDTWITANQPTPTPTA